CAAGAACCCCGACGTCGCCGCGATCGTCGCGCTGCGCCCCGATCTCGTGGTCGCCAACGAGGAGGAGAACCGCGCGCCTGACCTGGCCGCGCTGCGCGCCGCGGGCATCGAGGTCCTGGTGACCGAGGTGCGCGACCTCGACCAGGCGTTCGCCGAACTGGAACGGATGCTGGTGACCGGGTGCGGGCTCGCGGTGCCGCGCTGGCTGGAGGAGGCCCGCGACGCGTGGGCGGCGGTGCCGCCTCCGTACGGAGAGGGGCGCCGGGCGGTCGTACCGATCTGGCGCAGGCCCTGGATGGTGCTCGGCCGGGACACCTTCGCCGGGGACCTGCTGGCCCGGCTCGGGGTGCGCAACGTCTACGCCGACCGGGCCGAGCGCTATCCGCGGGTCCCGCTGGAGGAACTGCGGGCCTGCGGGGCCGATCTGGTGGTGCTGCCCGACGAGCCGTACCGCTTCACCGCCGACGACGGGCCCGAGGCGTTCCCCGGGCTGCCGGCGGCGCTGGTCGACGGGCGGTTCCTCACCTGGTACGGGCCGTCGCTGGCCGGGGCGCCGGCGGTGCTGCGGGCAGCGCTCCGCTGACCAGGCCGTGCGCGGTACGGGCCCAGACGACCGCCCAGGCGGCGGTCAGGAGCACGAAGAGGCCCACCGCCAGCCCGTCCAGGGCGGCCCAGCCGGTGGCACGGGCCAGCCCGGCGGCGCCGGTCACGCAGGTACCGACGGGGAACGTGAACGCCCACCAGGTGAGCGAGAACGGCATCCCGCGCCGCAGGGCGCGCACGGTCGCCGCGGCGGCGAGGGCCAGCCACAGCAGGGCGAAGCCGAGGACCGGGAGGCCGTACAGCACCGCGAACCCCGCCGGGGCGGAGACGGGCGGGGACACCGTGCCGAGCGCGCCGGAGGCCGCGTGGGCGAGATGGCCGGCCGCCGTCGTGGACTGCCCGAGCGGGCCGAGGACGAGGAGCAGCGCCGGGGTCAGGGCGAGCGGCAGCGGCCCGTACCGCACCAGCCTGCGGAAGATCAGCGGAAGCAGGGTGAGTGTCGCCGACAGGCCGAGGGCGAACAGGGCGCAGCAGACCGTCAGCAGCGCCTGCCGCCCCTGTCCGGCGGGCAGATGCGGGATCAGCGCGGGGCCCAGCGCCGCCGACACGAGGGGCGGCACGACCGCCAGCAGCCAGACCGGGGAGGCGTCGGCGGGCCGTACCCGGCGGCGTACCACCATCAGGCACGGGACGCCCACGGCCGTCACCAGACCGGCGAGGGTGCCGGCGGTGAACAGCGCGGCGGCCACGGCCACGGCCGCGCCCCCGCCGATCACCGGCCCGCCCACGGCGAGGGTGGCGCCGCCGACCGAGAGCAGCGCCATGGCCAGGCATCCGTAGAAGGGCGCCACGGCGGGGTCGAGAAGGTGGGCGCGGGCCTGGTCGCGGTGGTGGATCCAGTGCCCGGCGCGGGCCGCCGACACGGCCGCCAGCATCAGTGCCGACAGGATCCACACCGCGACGAAGAAGGAGCGGGCCACGGGGGCGGGCGGCGTGGACCAGGGGAGCGCGGAGCCCGATATCGCGACGATCGCGGTGCCCATGACGCTCGCGTACCAGTTGGGTCCGACATGGCGCAGGGCGGGGAAGCGCCGGGGGTGGGGCACGGCGGGTGGTGCGGCGGGCGCCGGGGGTGGTGGCGCCGACACGGTGGGGGCGGGGGTGGGCATGGTCGTACTCTCCTGGCTCGGCATCCTCCCCACCAGGCCCTTAGGTGTTATGAGGCCATAACCTGAACGTATGACCGATGAGCCGCTGTCGCCGACCCTCGCCCACCGGGTGCCCGAGCTCGGCGCGCTGGAACTGCTCATCGCGGTCGCCCGGCACGGCAGCATGGGCGGCGCCGCCCGTGAACTCGGCATCAGCCAGCCCGCCGCCAGCAGCCGGATCCGGTCGGTCGAGCGCCAACTCGGCGTCAGCCTCTTCGACCGCTCGCCCAGCGGCTCCCGCCCGACCGACGCGGGCGTCCTCGTCACCGACTGGGCGCGGCGGATCATGGAGGCGGCGGAGGCGTTCGACGCGGGGGCACAGGCGCTGCGCGACCGCCGTGACTCACGGCTGCGGGTGGCCGCCAGCATGACCATCGCCGAGTATCTGCTGCCCGGCTGGCTCATCGCCCTGCGCGCGGCCCGGCCGGAGACGGCCGTCTCGCTGCTGGCCGGCAACTCGGGCGCCGTCGCCGCGCGGCTGCTCGGCGGCGAGGCGGACCTCGGTTTCGTGGAGGGACTCGACGTGCCCGGCGGACTGGACGGCACGGTGATCGGCCGCGACCGGCTCGTGGTGGTGGTCGCCCCGGCGCACCCGTGGAGCGGACGGCGTACGCCACTGACACCCGCCGAACTGGCGTCCGCTCCGCTGATCCTCCGTGAGCGGGGCTCGGGCACCCGCCAGGTGCTCGACGCGGCGCTCGCCTCCTACGGAGGTCTCGCCGAACCGCTCCTCGAACTCTCCTCCACGACGGCGGTCAAGGCCGCGGTGGTGAGCGGCGCGGGGCCCACGGTGCTCAGCGAACTCGCCGTGCGGGAGGAGCTGGTGTCCCGCCGTCTTACGGAGGTACGGGTGGCGGGCATCGCGCTGGGCCGGGAACTGCGCGCGGTGTGGCCGGCGGGCCACCGCCCGACCGGCCCGGCCCGCGACCTGCTGTCCCTGACGCGCACGGCGTAGCGGGGAGGCGGCACCCCATGCGGGCGGGGCGGCACCCGTACGGGCGGGCGCCCGGGGCTGGACTGCGTCGTTCTCGCCGTCGATCAGGGCGTGGCACCCGTACGGGCGGGCGCCCGGGACGCTTGGGCTGTCGACGGTCGCCCGTGCTCGGCCCACCCGTTCCTCGCGGACCCGTGCGCGCTCTCCTTTTCGCCGGCGGCGCGCCGTTCGGCTCACCCGCCGGGATCGCGGCCACCCCCTGGGGTGTCCCCGTCGGGGCCGGGCAGCGGGCCGCCTCCCGCCGTCGCTGGGAAGGCACCCGCACGCGCGGCCCCCGGCACGGTCGGTCCCCCGTCAGGCCCGGGGGTCAGACGGCGGTCACGCGTGACCCGAGCCCGACGGGACCCGCGACGAGGCCGCGACCAGCGCCTCCATCACCCGGAGGTCCTGTCCCATCTCCGGATGCCACTGCACGCCCAGCGACCAGCGCCCGTCGACCAGTTCCACCGCCTCGACCGTCCCGTCGCCCGCGTACGCCGACGGGACCAGCCCCCGGCCCAGCCGGTCGACGGCCTGATGGTGGGAGGACGGTACGTCCGCCTCCTCCGGGACGATCGTGCCGTACCGGGTGCCCGGCACCGGCTTCACCGGGTGCGCGCCGAACACACCGAGGGTCGCGGCGGTGTGGCCCTCCAGATGCTGGATCAGCGTCCCGCCGAGCGCGACGTTCAGCAGCTGCATGCCCCGGCAGATCGCGAGGACCGGGGTGCCGGACTCCAGCGCCGCGCCGATCAGGGCCAGTTCCCACTCGTCCCGCTCCCTGGCGGGCGGTCCGGTACGGGGGTCGGGTTCGGCCCCGTACCGGACGGGCTCCACGTCCGGGCCGCCCGCGACGACCAGCCCGTCGAGGCGGGCGACCACCGGGGCGGCGGTCGCCGCCCCGTCCGGCGGGAGCATGACGGCCATGCCGCCCGCCCGCTGGACGAGCCGGGGATACGCCATGGGCAGCAGAGCTGCGGGCATGTCCCAGACGCCCCATTTGGCCGACGTCTCCAGATAGGTGCTGACGCCGATGAGAGGCTTCACTGAACGTTCCTCCGATGTGGTGCTGTGCTGTCGTGCTGTAGCGCGGTGGTGCCGTCCTGCGGTGGTGCCTCGTACGGGGCGCGGCGGGCGGGGCCCGTCCTCAGTCCCGTTCGAGTTCGGCCTCGGCCGCCGCCAGCGCGGCGAACTCCTCCTCGGGCGCGGCGGCGACCAGCCGGTGCCGACTGTAGAAGGCGAAGTAGGCCAGAGCCACCCCGTACACCCCGAGCGCGATGAACGCGGCGTCCTTGTCCACCAGGAACGTCGCCACCAGCGCCGACAGCGCCAGCACGAACGCGGTGCCGGAGGTCACCATGCCGCCGGGTGTCCGGTACGGGCGGTGCAGACCCGGTTCGCGGCGCCGCAGCACCAGGTGCGAGAGGGCCATCAGGGCGTACGAGATGGTGGCGCCGAAGACGGCGACGTTCAGCATCCGCCCGCCGTTGCCGCTGCCCGCGGCGAGGGCGAAGCCGATCGCCCCCGGTATCAGCAGACCCAGATACGGCGCCTTGCGGCTGCTGGTCAGCGAGAGGAA
Above is a window of Streptomyces sp. NBC_01498 DNA encoding:
- a CDS encoding helical backbone metal receptor; protein product: MTTGNSVPRASVPPGPLSAAGPRGPRVVSLVPSLTEAVAVSAPGLLVGATDWCTHPAGLGVARVGGTKNPDVAAIVALRPDLVVANEEENRAPDLAALRAAGIEVLVTEVRDLDQAFAELERMLVTGCGLAVPRWLEEARDAWAAVPPPYGEGRRAVVPIWRRPWMVLGRDTFAGDLLARLGVRNVYADRAERYPRVPLEELRACGADLVVLPDEPYRFTADDGPEAFPGLPAALVDGRFLTWYGPSLAGAPAVLRAALR
- a CDS encoding TDT family transporter; translation: MPTPAPTVSAPPPPAPAAPPAVPHPRRFPALRHVGPNWYASVMGTAIVAISGSALPWSTPPAPVARSFFVAVWILSALMLAAVSAARAGHWIHHRDQARAHLLDPAVAPFYGCLAMALLSVGGATLAVGGPVIGGGAAVAVAAALFTAGTLAGLVTAVGVPCLMVVRRRVRPADASPVWLLAVVPPLVSAALGPALIPHLPAGQGRQALLTVCCALFALGLSATLTLLPLIFRRLVRYGPLPLALTPALLLVLGPLGQSTTAAGHLAHAASGALGTVSPPVSAPAGFAVLYGLPVLGFALLWLALAAAATVRALRRGMPFSLTWWAFTFPVGTCVTGAAGLARATGWAALDGLAVGLFVLLTAAWAVVWARTAHGLVSGALPAAPPAPRPATARTR
- a CDS encoding LysR family transcriptional regulator; protein product: MTDEPLSPTLAHRVPELGALELLIAVARHGSMGGAARELGISQPAASSRIRSVERQLGVSLFDRSPSGSRPTDAGVLVTDWARRIMEAAEAFDAGAQALRDRRDSRLRVAASMTIAEYLLPGWLIALRAARPETAVSLLAGNSGAVAARLLGGEADLGFVEGLDVPGGLDGTVIGRDRLVVVVAPAHPWSGRRTPLTPAELASAPLILRERGSGTRQVLDAALASYGGLAEPLLELSSTTAVKAAVVSGAGPTVLSELAVREELVSRRLTEVRVAGIALGRELRAVWPAGHRPTGPARDLLSLTRTA
- a CDS encoding gamma-glutamyl-gamma-aminobutyrate hydrolase family protein, whose amino-acid sequence is MKPLIGVSTYLETSAKWGVWDMPAALLPMAYPRLVQRAGGMAVMLPPDGAATAAPVVARLDGLVVAGGPDVEPVRYGAEPDPRTGPPARERDEWELALIGAALESGTPVLAICRGMQLLNVALGGTLIQHLEGHTAATLGVFGAHPVKPVPGTRYGTIVPEEADVPSSHHQAVDRLGRGLVPSAYAGDGTVEAVELVDGRWSLGVQWHPEMGQDLRVMEALVAASSRVPSGSGHA